The following are encoded in a window of Fischerella sp. PCC 9605 genomic DNA:
- a CDS encoding O-antigen ligase family protein, protein MQKQIVRELFQILELGGVILLFVFALGIVLPAPLPTILNVASYGILLLLIIGRWKHFAYVITTDKSLLLLVVFTVFSILWSEGESVVDAARGMIRTTIFGAYLAMRYTSREQMRLLSWVFLIAIVLSLAAGTFLPSYGTHVVNGVSSWRGVFSHKQDLGRFMSFAASLFLISALDKHSRWLAAIGLAGTLVLVKLSNSATGLLTFVFSLSILPFYAIVRQRTYRAFHLAVALLLSSIAAIVVTVNIQTIVVDYLGKDMEFNGRTPIWNLVIEKGLERPFLGYGYAGFWSSDAADEVLSRTWLGMVEEKGDNVDSGKKQSRGISHNGFLDLFLQLGLSGLILFIFNLSMLFARVFILVFATRNLEYFWMIVFIGINLVTNISDSLTILEANNIFWVVYVSVALSSSLELGRLRRKHKQMKNSGNLTVAT, encoded by the coding sequence TTGCAGAAGCAAATAGTTCGAGAATTATTCCAAATTTTAGAGTTGGGCGGAGTGATATTATTATTTGTGTTTGCCCTAGGTATTGTTTTACCTGCTCCGCTGCCAACTATTCTCAACGTTGCAAGTTATGGAATTTTGCTCTTATTAATTATTGGCAGGTGGAAGCATTTTGCTTATGTTATTACAACAGATAAATCTTTACTGCTCTTAGTTGTATTTACTGTATTTTCAATTTTATGGTCTGAGGGTGAATCGGTTGTAGACGCTGCCAGGGGAATGATACGCACAACTATCTTTGGGGCGTATTTAGCTATGCGATACACTTCAAGAGAACAAATGCGTTTGTTGAGTTGGGTTTTTTTGATAGCAATAGTGCTCAGCCTAGCTGCAGGTACATTTTTACCATCATATGGCACTCATGTTGTTAATGGAGTTTCATCTTGGCGAGGAGTTTTTAGCCACAAACAGGATTTAGGCCGCTTTATGAGTTTTGCGGCTTCACTGTTCCTCATTAGCGCACTTGACAAACATAGTCGCTGGCTTGCTGCAATTGGTTTAGCAGGTACACTTGTTTTAGTCAAGCTCTCAAATAGCGCCACAGGCTTGTTAACATTTGTATTCTCGTTATCCATATTGCCTTTTTACGCAATTGTTAGACAACGCACATACAGAGCATTTCATCTGGCTGTGGCATTATTACTAAGCAGCATTGCCGCTATTGTAGTCACAGTAAACATACAAACTATAGTAGTTGATTACCTAGGAAAGGATATGGAATTTAATGGGCGTACACCCATATGGAATTTAGTTATTGAGAAAGGGTTAGAAAGACCATTTTTAGGATATGGATATGCTGGCTTTTGGTCTTCTGATGCTGCCGATGAGGTGTTAAGTCGTACATGGTTAGGAATGGTAGAAGAGAAAGGTGACAATGTAGACTCTGGAAAGAAACAATCAAGAGGCATTTCTCATAATGGTTTTTTAGACCTGTTTTTACAGCTTGGTTTATCAGGGTTGATACTGTTTATATTTAATCTGAGCATGCTGTTTGCTAGAGTATTTATTCTTGTCTTTGCTACTAGGAATTTAGAATACTTCTGGATGATTGTATTTATTGGAATTAATTTAGTAACTAATATAAGTGACAGTTTAACGATACTTGAGGCTAACAACATCTTTTGGGTCGTTTATGTATCTGTAGCACTATCATCATCTTTAGAACTAGGTCGGTTACGAAGAAAACACAAACAGATGAAAAATTCAGGAAATTTAACAGTAGCTACATAG
- a CDS encoding glycosyltransferase family 4 protein, which produces MKVLHISTSDTNGGAARATYRLHKGLRKIGVNSQMLVQEKSSDDKTVFAPEIRLFQGIARAKLTFEALPLKLYPQRAQTTFSLQWLPDTIVSKVTQIAPDIINLHWISGGFMQIETITKLQRPLVWTLHDMWAFTGGCHCNGDCDRYQASCGGCPMLGSQKDRDLSRWIWQRKAKAWKNLNLTIVSPSSWLAKCASSSSLFQNLRIEVIPNGLDTQKYRPINQRIAREILNLPQDKHLILFGAIQATSDKRKGFHLLQAALKELSKAEWKDRLEIVIFGASQPEKPPDLAFNTHYLGHLYDDITLATAYSAADVMVVPSFQEAFGQTASESLACGTPVVAFNATGLKDIVDHQYNGYLAKPYEVDDLAKGIAWVIENQERHQKLSHHAREQAQQKFLIDTIARRYFNLFEDLHVKHVSHKSSA; this is translated from the coding sequence ATGAAAGTTTTGCACATAAGCACGAGTGATACCAATGGTGGTGCAGCTCGTGCTACCTATCGCTTGCACAAAGGATTACGTAAAATTGGTGTAAACTCGCAGATGCTAGTGCAAGAAAAATCTAGTGATGACAAAACGGTTTTTGCACCTGAGATTAGACTGTTTCAAGGTATAGCACGGGCAAAGCTGACATTTGAAGCCTTACCATTAAAGCTTTATCCTCAGCGCGCTCAAACTACGTTTTCTCTCCAGTGGCTACCAGATACAATTGTTTCTAAAGTTACTCAGATTGCTCCAGACATCATAAATCTGCATTGGATTAGTGGAGGATTTATGCAGATAGAAACAATTACTAAGCTGCAACGTCCTTTAGTCTGGACTCTTCATGATATGTGGGCATTTACGGGAGGGTGTCATTGCAATGGGGACTGCGATCGCTATCAAGCATCCTGTGGTGGTTGTCCCATGCTTGGTAGTCAAAAAGATAGGGATTTATCCCGATGGATATGGCAGCGCAAAGCTAAAGCTTGGAAAAATCTAAATTTAACAATTGTTTCGCCTAGTTCTTGGCTAGCCAAATGTGCCAGTTCTAGTTCCCTTTTCCAAAATTTACGCATAGAAGTAATTCCTAATGGTCTTGATACTCAAAAGTACAGACCAATTAACCAACGTATAGCACGAGAAATACTAAACTTACCCCAAGATAAACACCTCATTCTATTTGGAGCAATCCAGGCCACTAGCGATAAGAGAAAAGGATTTCATCTGTTACAAGCAGCTTTGAAAGAGCTAAGCAAAGCTGAATGGAAAGATAGATTGGAGATAGTTATTTTTGGTGCCTCTCAACCAGAAAAGCCACCTGATTTAGCCTTCAATACCCATTATTTGGGACACCTCTATGACGATATCACTTTGGCAACTGCTTACTCAGCAGCTGATGTGATGGTTGTGCCATCTTTTCAGGAAGCTTTTGGACAAACCGCCTCTGAGTCTCTAGCGTGTGGAACTCCAGTTGTAGCATTTAATGCTACTGGCTTAAAAGATATTGTTGACCACCAATACAATGGTTATTTAGCTAAGCCCTATGAAGTTGATGATTTAGCAAAAGGAATTGCCTGGGTAATAGAAAATCAGGAAAGACACCAAAAGCTTTCTCACCATGCCCGTGAACAAGCACAGCAAAAATTTTTAATTGATACTATAGCACGTCGCTACTTCAATCTTTTTGAAGATCTTCATGTTAAACATGTTTCTCACAAAAGTAGTGCTTAA
- a CDS encoding flippase: MLRKFKIPRLSLFKSRSDLRAMIINTGWLFADRILRMGASLVVGVWVARYLGAQQYGLFNYAFAFVGLFGSISTLGLDDLVIRQIIRDASTQKEVLGTAFRLRLLGGFISLLLSVSFILLLRHDDALTVGLVSILGVISVVQAFDIIDLWFQSQVQSKYTVVAKNTAFFLITLVKVVLIKMQAPLVAFAWVTLAEYSLGAVGLAIAYRIKGYSLLLWRWSFPLAKALLKESWPLIFSNFAILIYMKIDQIMLGEMIGDGAVGIYSAAVRISEIWYFLPMAITSSVSPSIFAAKETSEVFYYRRIGQLLRLLVLLAIVIAVPMTFLSQTVITMLFGNGYLGAGSVLAIHIWASLFVFMSVATSPWYVAEGLTRLSMYKSFTGATSNVLLNLFLIPAYGEVGAAIATVISYGLAELFINATHPKTKKIFKLQLKSFLLLWS; the protein is encoded by the coding sequence ATGCTACGTAAATTCAAAATTCCGCGGTTATCACTGTTCAAATCTCGCTCCGATTTGCGTGCGATGATTATCAATACAGGATGGCTGTTTGCTGACCGCATTCTTCGCATGGGTGCAAGCTTAGTTGTAGGAGTTTGGGTTGCACGCTACTTGGGAGCACAGCAATATGGTCTTTTCAACTACGCTTTTGCCTTTGTAGGATTATTCGGTTCGATTTCCACCCTAGGGTTAGACGACTTAGTAATTCGTCAAATTATACGTGATGCATCAACTCAAAAGGAAGTTTTAGGCACTGCTTTCAGGCTGAGATTACTGGGTGGATTTATTTCTCTATTGCTATCAGTTAGCTTCATATTATTGTTACGTCATGATGACGCGCTAACGGTAGGATTAGTATCAATTTTAGGAGTGATAAGTGTTGTTCAAGCTTTTGACATTATTGACCTGTGGTTTCAATCACAGGTGCAATCAAAGTACACAGTAGTTGCCAAAAATACAGCGTTTTTTCTCATTACCCTAGTCAAAGTTGTTCTGATTAAAATGCAAGCACCATTGGTGGCTTTCGCTTGGGTAACATTGGCAGAGTATAGCTTAGGTGCTGTGGGTTTGGCAATTGCCTACAGAATAAAAGGCTACTCACTTTTGTTGTGGCGTTGGAGTTTTCCACTGGCTAAGGCTCTCCTCAAGGAAAGTTGGCCTTTGATTTTTTCCAATTTCGCAATCTTAATTTACATGAAAATTGACCAAATTATGCTGGGGGAAATGATTGGTGATGGGGCTGTTGGTATTTACTCGGCTGCGGTTCGTATTTCGGAGATTTGGTATTTTTTGCCGATGGCAATCACCTCTTCTGTCTCTCCTTCAATTTTTGCAGCCAAAGAAACTAGTGAAGTTTTCTACTATCGGCGGATAGGACAATTACTTCGTCTGCTGGTTTTGCTTGCGATTGTAATTGCGGTGCCAATGACATTTCTGTCACAAACAGTCATTACGATGCTATTTGGTAACGGCTATTTAGGTGCAGGATCGGTTTTAGCAATTCATATCTGGGCTTCCTTGTTCGTCTTCATGAGTGTGGCAACATCACCCTGGTATGTTGCAGAGGGCTTGACTCGCCTTTCTATGTACAAAAGTTTTACTGGAGCTACTTCTAATGTACTTTTAAACCTATTTCTGATTCCTGCCTACGGTGAAGTTGGTGCGGCGATCGCCACAGTCATCTCTTATGGATTAGCTGAATTGTTCATCAATGCCACTCATCCCAAGACAAAGAAAATATTTAAGCTTCAGCTGAAATCTTTTCTACTTCTTTGGTCATAA